Proteins found in one Prochlorothrix hollandica PCC 9006 = CALU 1027 genomic segment:
- the rpmA gene encoding 50S ribosomal protein L27 encodes MAHKKGTGSTRNGRDSNAKRLGVKRYGGQVVRAGNIIVRQRGTKFFPGSNVGQGSDDTLFATIDGVVTFERKGKNRKKISVYPVAVAAA; translated from the coding sequence ATGGCCCATAAGAAAGGTACCGGTAGTACTCGGAACGGACGGGATTCTAATGCTAAGCGCCTCGGCGTGAAGCGCTATGGCGGTCAGGTGGTGCGGGCGGGCAATATTATTGTGCGTCAGCGCGGCACCAAGTTTTTCCCCGGCAGCAATGTGGGACAGGGTTCTGATGATACTCTGTTTGCCACGATCGACGGGGTAGTCACCTTTGAGCGCAAAGGTAAAAACCGCAAGAAAATCAGCGTCTACCCGGTGGCAGTAGCAGCCGCCTAA
- a CDS encoding C39 family peptidase → MPKAIAESATFLKAKILGSDDLKDSEKIFLPQGHVFYVARCAPDRNQHLFLELASPFTARDGQTKLQQVYGYDPHIKVEGEDENKQIKLPVKYCSQLDNDPSVFGPGWRQCNTTSNTMLADFLLDGALTQKAQQMGYPEPESVYMRIVSKYGDTTDHGAQTQALRSLGIESYFSYALSAKDILMSLEKEIPVVVGFAYKGSGHICIIVGYDPQKQDWLVHDPYGTRHGSSNSYDVGVGGQYDRYTSAVMQAVFWDQGQEAGWGRIVTSVKGKPTGLPTGL, encoded by the coding sequence ATGCCAAAGGCCATTGCCGAATCTGCCACCTTCCTGAAGGCGAAGATTTTGGGATCGGATGATCTTAAGGACTCCGAAAAAATCTTTCTGCCCCAAGGCCATGTTTTCTATGTTGCACGGTGCGCCCCCGATCGCAACCAACATCTATTTTTAGAGCTAGCGTCTCCCTTCACCGCCCGCGATGGCCAGACCAAGCTGCAACAGGTCTATGGCTATGATCCCCACATCAAAGTGGAAGGGGAAGACGAGAATAAACAGATCAAACTGCCGGTGAAGTACTGTTCCCAGTTGGACAATGATCCCTCGGTGTTTGGTCCCGGTTGGCGACAGTGCAACACCACCAGCAACACCATGTTGGCGGATTTTCTGCTGGATGGGGCACTGACCCAAAAGGCCCAGCAAATGGGCTACCCGGAACCCGAATCCGTTTATATGCGCATTGTGTCTAAATATGGGGACACCACCGACCACGGTGCCCAAACCCAAGCCCTGCGCAGTTTGGGCATTGAATCCTATTTCAGCTATGCCCTATCGGCCAAGGATATTTTGATGTCCCTGGAGAAGGAGATCCCGGTGGTGGTGGGCTTTGCCTATAAGGGCAGCGGTCACATTTGCATCATTGTGGGCTATGACCCCCAGAAGCAGGATTGGCTGGTGCATGATCCCTATGGCACGCGCCACGGCTCCAGCAACTCCTACGATGTGGGGGTGGGGGGTCAATACGATCGCTACACCAGCGCCGTGATGCAGGCGGTATTCTGGGATCAGGGCCAGGAAGCCGGTTGGGGACGCATTGTTACTAGCGTTAAAGGCAAACCCACAGGTCTGCCCACGGGTCTCTAG
- a CDS encoding aminopeptidase P N-terminal domain-containing protein, with protein sequence MNLIAPPAEPQPPQPLLDECRQRRDRLMEKIGQGTAIFSSAPIATMHNDVDYNFRQDSDFFYLTGLVEAQAVAVLAPHHDEHHFILFVQPKDPDKETWSGYRVGVDQAKAYYGADAAYDIGELDAQLPQYLAKADRIYYHMGANQGFNLTVIRHWQSQLRQYHRRGTGPLAIEDARFLLYPLRCVKSPAELVYLNRAMAAGAAAHGRAMEMVRPGLYESQVQTELDYTFRQHFGEGSAYPSIVASGDNACILHYTDNSRQMADGDLLLIDAGCSYGYYNSDITRTFPVGQTFTAEQRILYELVLEAQTQAIAAVQPGQPWNEFHDIAVRVLVDGLVELGLLQGSRDELIEGEKYKPFYMHRTGHWLGLDVHDSGLYKVGEQWLPFQAGQVVTVEPGIYIRRDFKPAEGQPEVPERWLGIGIRIEDDVLVTATGNQVLTAAVPKAVADLEHRF encoded by the coding sequence ATGAACCTGATAGCGCCCCCCGCAGAACCCCAGCCCCCCCAGCCCCTCCTGGACGAATGTCGCCAGCGGCGCGATCGACTGATGGAGAAAATAGGTCAAGGCACCGCCATTTTCAGCAGTGCCCCCATCGCCACCATGCACAACGATGTAGACTACAACTTTCGCCAAGACAGTGACTTTTTCTACTTAACCGGACTGGTGGAAGCCCAGGCAGTGGCAGTGTTAGCCCCCCACCACGACGAGCATCACTTTATTCTTTTTGTGCAACCCAAAGACCCCGACAAGGAAACCTGGAGCGGTTACCGGGTGGGAGTCGATCAGGCCAAAGCCTACTATGGAGCCGATGCCGCCTATGACATTGGGGAACTGGATGCCCAGTTGCCCCAGTATTTGGCCAAAGCCGATCGCATTTACTACCACATGGGAGCAAATCAGGGATTTAACCTAACGGTGATTCGCCACTGGCAAAGCCAACTGCGCCAATACCACCGGCGGGGTACGGGTCCCCTAGCGATCGAAGATGCCCGGTTTTTGCTCTATCCCCTCCGCTGTGTCAAAAGTCCGGCGGAACTGGTCTATCTGAACCGGGCCATGGCCGCAGGAGCAGCGGCCCATGGGCGGGCCATGGAGATGGTGCGCCCCGGTCTATATGAATCCCAGGTGCAAACGGAGCTAGACTATACCTTCCGCCAACACTTTGGGGAGGGTTCGGCCTATCCCTCGATCGTGGCTTCCGGTGATAATGCTTGCATTTTGCACTACACCGACAACAGCCGCCAAATGGCAGATGGCGATCTTCTCCTGATTGATGCCGGTTGTTCCTATGGTTACTATAATTCCGACATCACCCGTACTTTTCCCGTTGGCCAGACTTTCACCGCTGAACAGCGCATATTATACGAATTAGTACTGGAAGCCCAGACCCAGGCGATCGCCGCCGTCCAGCCCGGACAGCCCTGGAATGAGTTCCATGACATCGCGGTGCGGGTGCTGGTAGATGGGCTAGTGGAGTTAGGTCTCTTGCAAGGAAGCCGGGATGAACTGATCGAAGGCGAAAAGTACAAACCCTTTTATATGCACCGCACGGGCCACTGGTTAGGCTTAGATGTCCATGACTCCGGTCTCTATAAGGTGGGGGAACAGTGGCTCCCGTTCCAGGCGGGCCAAGTGGTGACGGTGGAACCAGGGATCTATATTCGGCGGGACTTCAAACCGGCAGAGGGCCAGCCAGAGGTGCCGGAGCGTTGGCTGGGCATTGGCATTCGCATTGAGGATGATGTGTTGGTGACGGCCACCGGTAACCAGGTGCTGACGGCGGCGGTGCCTAAAGCCGTGGCGGATCTGGAGCATCGATTCTAA
- a CDS encoding glycoside hydrolase family 57 protein, with product MALGYLALVLHAHLPFVRHPESDYVLEEEWLFEAITETYIPLIHLLEGLERDGVPFKMTLSLTPPLVSMLRDELLQDRYDRHLDRLLELAEKESQHNRNHSHISYLADHYVQEFTQVKATWQRYDRDLIIAFKKFLLSNHLEIITCGATHGYFPVLQMYPQAVWAQLKVACDHYEQNFGQAPKGIWLPECAYYEGIERMIADAGLRYFITDGHGILYARPRPRFGTYAPIFTETGVAAFGRDHESSQQVWSAEVGYPGAPEYREFYKDLGWEADYDYIKPYIMPNGQRKNTGIKYHKITSRGIGLGEKQLYDPYWAKEKAIEHAANFIFNRERQIEHLTSVMDTPPLIVAPYDAELFGHWWYEGPWFLDAFFRQAAQRQNTFTVTHLADYLQTHNVHQVCRPSQSSWGYKGFHEYWLNETNTWIYPHLHKVTERMIDLSQREPADPLEERGLNQAAREVLLAQSSDWAFIMRTGTMVSYAVRRTRSHLMRFNKLYDDITEGSIDAGWLDKVEAIDNIFPAINYRIYRKDPTLVTVGDNGRSLRWFLNRLHMN from the coding sequence ATGGCCCTCGGTTATCTTGCCCTTGTCCTCCACGCCCACCTACCCTTTGTTCGCCACCCCGAAAGCGACTATGTGCTGGAGGAAGAGTGGCTCTTTGAAGCCATTACCGAAACCTACATTCCCCTGATCCATCTGCTGGAAGGGCTGGAACGGGACGGGGTGCCCTTCAAAATGACCCTGAGCCTGACACCGCCCTTGGTGTCCATGTTGCGGGATGAGTTATTACAGGATCGCTACGATCGCCACCTGGATCGACTGCTGGAACTGGCGGAGAAAGAGAGCCAACACAACAGAAATCACAGCCACATTAGCTACCTGGCGGATCACTACGTCCAGGAATTCACCCAGGTTAAGGCCACCTGGCAACGGTACGATCGCGACTTAATTATCGCCTTTAAAAAGTTTCTCCTCAGCAACCACCTCGAAATCATCACCTGCGGGGCCACCCATGGCTATTTCCCCGTGCTGCAAATGTATCCCCAGGCGGTGTGGGCACAACTGAAGGTGGCCTGCGACCATTACGAGCAAAACTTTGGCCAAGCCCCCAAGGGCATTTGGTTGCCGGAGTGTGCCTACTACGAAGGCATCGAGCGCATGATTGCTGATGCGGGGTTACGCTATTTCATCACCGATGGCCATGGCATTCTCTACGCCCGCCCCCGGCCCCGCTTTGGCACCTATGCCCCCATCTTCACAGAAACCGGGGTGGCTGCTTTTGGTCGAGATCATGAGTCATCCCAGCAGGTGTGGTCGGCGGAAGTGGGCTACCCCGGCGCTCCTGAATACCGGGAGTTTTATAAAGACTTGGGCTGGGAAGCGGACTATGACTACATCAAGCCCTACATCATGCCCAACGGCCAACGGAAAAACACGGGCATTAAGTACCACAAAATTACCAGCCGGGGCATTGGCCTAGGGGAAAAACAGCTTTATGATCCCTATTGGGCCAAGGAAAAAGCCATAGAACATGCGGCTAATTTTATCTTTAATCGAGAGCGACAAATTGAACATTTGACCTCGGTGATGGATACCCCGCCCTTAATTGTGGCCCCCTATGATGCCGAGTTGTTTGGCCATTGGTGGTATGAAGGTCCCTGGTTTTTAGATGCCTTTTTCCGCCAAGCTGCCCAGCGGCAAAACACCTTTACGGTGACCCATTTAGCGGACTATTTGCAAACCCACAATGTTCACCAAGTCTGCCGCCCGTCCCAGTCCAGTTGGGGCTATAAGGGCTTCCATGAATATTGGCTCAATGAAACCAATACTTGGATCTATCCCCACTTGCATAAGGTGACGGAGCGCATGATTGATCTCAGCCAGCGGGAACCGGCGGATCCTCTGGAGGAGCGGGGGCTGAACCAGGCGGCGCGGGAGGTGCTGTTGGCCCAGTCCTCCGATTGGGCTTTCATCATGCGCACGGGTACCATGGTGTCCTATGCGGTGCGCCGAACCCGTTCCCATTTAATGCGGTTTAACAAACTCTATGACGATATTACGGAGGGGTCGATCGATGCCGGTTGGCTAGACAAAGTGGAGGCGATCGATAATATTTTCCCTGCCATTAATTACCGTATTTATCGTAAGGATCCAACCCTGGTGACGGTGGGCGATAATGGCCGATCGTTGCGGTGGTTTCTCAATCGTCTCCACATGAATTAG
- the rplU gene encoding 50S ribosomal protein L21 yields MTTYAIVEASGKQFWVEPGRFYDLDRMGLEPDSSLVFDKVLLIQHNGETHVGQPYVEGATIDATVMSHLRGRKILVYKMRPKKKTRKRQGHRQDLTRVMIESIAVNGSALARNQGSDDLPVSEAEVD; encoded by the coding sequence ATGACTACCTACGCCATCGTTGAAGCAAGCGGAAAGCAGTTCTGGGTCGAACCCGGTCGCTTTTACGATCTCGATCGCATGGGCCTAGAACCCGATTCTTCCCTGGTTTTCGATAAAGTTTTGCTGATTCAGCACAACGGGGAAACCCATGTGGGACAGCCCTATGTGGAAGGGGCCACGATCGACGCAACGGTCATGAGCCACCTGCGGGGCCGCAAGATTTTGGTCTACAAAATGCGCCCCAAGAAAAAGACCCGCAAGCGCCAGGGTCACCGCCAAGATTTGACCCGTGTAATGATTGAGTCCATTGCGGTCAATGGGTCTGCTTTGGCCCGGAACCAAGGCAGCGATGATTTGCCCGTGTCTGAGGCTGAAGTGGATTAA
- a CDS encoding helix-turn-helix domain-containing protein, with product MKVRYQYRIYPTPQQVKGLNQLFGCCRVVYNDALAIVRSVPQGEKWPSNAELQKLVITQAKKTAEREWLADVSVVPLQQSVQDLGAA from the coding sequence ATGAAAGTACGATACCAGTACCGAATTTATCCGACACCGCAACAGGTCAAAGGGCTGAATCAGCTTTTTGGGTGTTGCCGAGTTGTGTACAACGACGCGCTGGCGATTGTGCGGTCAGTGCCGCAGGGCGAGAAATGGCCCAGCAATGCTGAACTGCAAAAGCTGGTGATCACTCAGGCCAAAAAGACGGCTGAACGGGAATGGTTGGCCGATGTGTCAGTCGTGCCCTTGCAGCAGTCGGTTCAGGATTTAGGTGCTGC
- a CDS encoding MBOAT family O-acyltransferase — MTFTSFGYALFLLILMGIYWAVPKTNQRLWVLLLASFVFYGLVSYGALPHDRLGAIAALRGVAYLPLLVISTLINFRLGMILGENSPLRAQAQNPNLTEAEWEYAQADWNQKRLQVLGLGIGLNLLLLAGFKYIPFFLSSLALLFRLPDLQVTADQLRDNLIAPLGISFFTFECIAYLVDIYRGAPATPNLLRFVTYKFFFPKLISGPITGYHTLARQLRNVTFPTFNRCTEALWLIGLGAFKKAVLADHLGILVGLSYGNLLRAGSGDIWLATIAYGLQLYLDFSAYVDMARGSALLLGLNLPENFDAPYFSTSLADFWRRWHMTLGNWLRNYLYFPLGGSRQGLARTCWNLTLVMVIAGLWHGANWGFIVWGLLHGLGLAIHRLGQTLGHQWPVLKTWWRSLPGTIVAWAMTQGLVFGSWIFFRLPNLRESWWAVTHLWGHGADAQFAQKVYLDVSGLDRWQLTLLVLALIVAMAIVQALRRVSRLQFNWPVKLLCVPLFFYAVLQLAPQGALPYIYFDF; from the coding sequence ATGACCTTCACCTCCTTCGGTTATGCCCTGTTCCTGTTGATTTTGATGGGGATCTATTGGGCCGTCCCCAAAACCAACCAGCGGCTCTGGGTGTTGCTCCTGGCTAGCTTTGTGTTCTATGGTCTGGTGTCCTATGGAGCCTTGCCCCACGATCGTCTGGGGGCGATCGCTGCCCTGCGGGGGGTGGCCTATCTGCCCCTCTTGGTCATCAGCACCCTCATTAACTTTCGGCTGGGGATGATTCTGGGGGAAAACTCCCCCCTCCGTGCCCAAGCCCAAAACCCCAACCTCACCGAGGCAGAATGGGAATATGCCCAGGCGGACTGGAACCAGAAACGGCTACAAGTTCTGGGTCTCGGCATTGGTCTCAACCTACTGCTGTTGGCGGGGTTTAAATACATCCCCTTTTTCCTGTCTAGCCTTGCTTTGTTGTTTCGGTTGCCGGATCTCCAGGTCACCGCCGACCAACTGCGGGACAACCTGATCGCCCCCCTAGGCATTAGCTTTTTTACGTTTGAATGTATCGCCTACCTGGTGGATATCTATCGGGGTGCCCCCGCTACGCCGAACCTGCTGCGCTTTGTCACCTATAAGTTTTTCTTTCCTAAACTTATTTCTGGGCCGATCACCGGCTATCACACCCTGGCGCGGCAATTGCGCAATGTCACCTTTCCCACCTTTAACCGTTGCACCGAAGCCCTCTGGCTCATTGGTTTAGGAGCCTTCAAAAAAGCGGTGCTGGCGGATCACCTGGGGATTTTGGTGGGACTGAGCTATGGCAATCTGTTGCGGGCCGGCAGTGGGGATATTTGGCTGGCCACGATCGCCTATGGCTTGCAGTTATACCTGGATTTCAGTGCCTATGTGGATATGGCGCGGGGCAGTGCCTTGCTGTTGGGGCTGAATTTGCCGGAAAACTTTGATGCTCCCTATTTCAGCACCAGTTTGGCGGACTTTTGGCGGCGCTGGCACATGACCTTGGGCAATTGGCTGCGCAACTACCTCTATTTTCCCCTGGGGGGCAGTCGCCAAGGCTTGGCCCGCACCTGCTGGAACCTAACGCTGGTGATGGTGATTGCGGGATTATGGCATGGGGCCAACTGGGGCTTCATCGTCTGGGGCTTGCTCCATGGCTTGGGGCTGGCCATCCACCGCCTGGGGCAGACCTTGGGGCACCAGTGGCCTGTGTTGAAGACCTGGTGGCGATCGCTGCCGGGGACGATCGTGGCCTGGGCCATGACCCAGGGGCTGGTGTTTGGCTCCTGGATTTTCTTCCGCCTGCCCAATCTCCGGGAGTCCTGGTGGGCCGTGACCCATCTCTGGGGCCATGGGGCTGATGCCCAGTTTGCCCAGAAGGTGTATTTGGATGTCAGTGGCCTCGATCGCTGGCAACTCACCCTTTTGGTGCTGGCGTTGATTGTGGCCATGGCGATCGTCCAGGCTTTGCGCCGCGTCAGTCGTCTCCAGTTCAATTGGCCCGTTAAGCTCCTCTGTGTGCCCCTCTTTTTCTACGCCGTGCTGCAATTGGCCCCCCAGGGTGCCCTGCCCTATATTTACTTTGATTTTTAA
- a CDS encoding formylglycine-generating enzyme family protein: MLESVLAKVVLDVGGIVLANVAKGAIGGFVEGLVEQAFGSGQALRQDRDMALALRDNQGVLASFAEAQGNLAQVQDQQNHLKRKELQLAAQQGALSLAITERLGEANLELGWRQLEQQGQIAAQTLQQQRELARQEQDLQVWLQTQTWTLQQQHHQDLIQVRQQEQQVQIQANWDQQKLGLILSRQELERLDGDRPLFLSAKVEAAPSCPAYFQTELAGEAASQMRLFTSKVFGAGVQFYSGFFDASEVTETTALQLRTIIPHIPTIMAFPQVQRRRGYLHYVLWGSDSAAMLPNGQFNLDFDWKLMADRLRQAMAERSDLGSPEEQEEQVEELLGDWIIALQQVCACYLVDLYGLVDGLNPFMGLSLDRLDLGHLEPLVWTYRQPLREQLRRLQKARIAAFEALLREEAERQAALEAERERAERERRRQAAARERLRREAEERNRPLDPSQPVILSLKSATRDQRVPLELLSIPGGTFWMGQTEAETQQLKQKFGEEEYQTYFTRELPRHRVTVPPFWMGRYPVTQGQYEAVMGSNPATRYNADQFVAAHKPVVGVTWYEAVAFCQKLTALCRGELKGGEILLPTEAQWEYACRAGTETAFHFGDRLNSDQANFNGTYTYNGFKTGEFRQVTTPVGSFPANGWGLQDMHGNVWEWCLDHWHDSYNDKPEALKQNGCISWVTYREQASRLLRGGSWDYNPGNCRSAFRSYYDPGVRFNLNNGFRVVCCGPRTP; this comes from the coding sequence ATGTTGGAATCGGTTTTGGCGAAGGTGGTGCTGGATGTGGGAGGGATCGTGCTGGCGAATGTCGCTAAAGGGGCGATCGGAGGTTTTGTAGAGGGGCTGGTGGAGCAGGCGTTTGGGAGCGGGCAAGCCCTCCGGCAAGATCGGGACATGGCCTTAGCGCTGCGGGATAACCAGGGAGTTTTAGCCAGTTTTGCAGAAGCCCAGGGAAATTTGGCGCAGGTACAGGATCAGCAGAACCACCTCAAGCGGAAGGAGTTGCAGCTAGCAGCCCAGCAGGGAGCCTTGAGCTTAGCAATCACTGAACGACTGGGGGAGGCAAATTTAGAATTGGGTTGGCGACAGTTGGAGCAGCAGGGGCAGATCGCAGCCCAAACCCTCCAACAGCAGCGGGAATTGGCCCGCCAGGAACAGGATTTGCAAGTTTGGTTACAGACCCAGACTTGGACGCTGCAACAGCAGCACCACCAAGATTTGATCCAGGTGCGTCAGCAGGAGCAGCAGGTTCAGATTCAGGCTAATTGGGATCAGCAAAAGTTAGGGTTAATCCTCAGTCGTCAGGAATTGGAACGCTTGGACGGCGATCGGCCTCTCTTTTTGTCGGCAAAGGTGGAGGCGGCTCCCAGTTGTCCGGCCTATTTTCAGACTGAGTTGGCGGGGGAGGCGGCAAGCCAGATGCGCTTGTTTACGAGCAAGGTGTTTGGGGCAGGGGTCCAATTCTACAGTGGCTTTTTTGATGCGTCAGAAGTGACGGAGACGACGGCGTTACAGTTACGCACCATTATTCCCCATATTCCCACGATTATGGCGTTTCCCCAGGTGCAACGGCGGCGGGGCTATTTGCATTATGTGCTGTGGGGGAGTGACAGTGCGGCGATGTTGCCTAATGGGCAATTTAATCTGGATTTTGATTGGAAGCTGATGGCCGATCGACTGCGTCAGGCCATGGCTGAGCGATCGGATCTCGGCTCACCTGAGGAACAGGAAGAACAAGTGGAGGAGTTACTGGGGGATTGGATTATTGCTTTGCAGCAGGTGTGTGCTTGTTATTTGGTGGATTTATATGGGTTGGTGGATGGCTTGAATCCGTTTATGGGGCTGTCGTTAGATCGTCTGGACTTAGGGCATTTAGAGCCGCTGGTGTGGACTTATCGGCAACCCCTGCGGGAACAGTTGCGACGTTTGCAGAAGGCGCGGATCGCGGCGTTTGAGGCGCTGCTCCGGGAGGAGGCGGAGCGCCAAGCGGCGTTAGAGGCGGAACGGGAGCGGGCGGAGCGGGAGCGGCGACGGCAGGCAGCAGCACGGGAACGGTTGCGACGGGAAGCAGAGGAACGGAATCGGCCTTTGGATCCCAGTCAACCGGTGATTTTGTCTCTGAAGTCTGCGACGAGGGACCAACGGGTGCCGTTGGAGTTGCTGTCCATACCGGGGGGGACGTTTTGGATGGGGCAGACGGAGGCGGAAACCCAGCAACTGAAGCAAAAGTTCGGGGAAGAGGAATACCAGACGTATTTTACCCGTGAGCTACCGCGCCATCGGGTGACGGTGCCGCCCTTTTGGATGGGTCGTTATCCCGTAACCCAGGGGCAGTATGAGGCGGTGATGGGGAGCAATCCAGCGACTCGTTATAATGCCGACCAGTTTGTGGCAGCCCATAAACCGGTGGTGGGCGTGACTTGGTATGAGGCGGTGGCCTTTTGTCAGAAACTGACGGCATTGTGCCGGGGGGAACTGAAAGGGGGGGAAATTCTGTTACCGACGGAAGCCCAATGGGAGTATGCCTGTCGGGCGGGGACAGAGACGGCTTTTCATTTTGGCGATCGGCTCAACTCCGATCAAGCTAACTTTAATGGCACCTATACTTACAACGGCTTTAAGACAGGGGAGTTTCGGCAAGTGACGACCCCTGTGGGCAGTTTTCCCGCCAATGGCTGGGGCTTACAGGATATGCATGGCAATGTCTGGGAGTGGTGTCTCGATCACTGGCATGACAGCTATAACGATAAACCGGAGGCGCTCAAGCAGAACGGATGTATTAGTTGGGTAACGTACAGGGAACAGGCAAGCCGGCTGTTGCGGGGTGGTTCCTGGGACTACAATCCGGGGAATTGCCGTTCTGCCTTTCGCAGCTACTATGATCCGGGCGTTCGCTTCAACCTCAACAACGGTTTTCGCGTTGTCTGTTGTGGTCCCAGGACTCCGTAG
- a CDS encoding RNA-guided endonuclease InsQ/TnpB family protein — translation DFLHKTTTQLIHENQVVVLEDLAVKNMLGNRKLARAISQQGWGTARTMCEAKANMVNDREVRIISRWEPTSQICSDCGFRWGKVALSVRSILCVSCGTEHDRDGNAAKNIEKSGLGLTQDFKWTKNGRKTRMSGNPTALSSQPYSEQLGLFA, via the coding sequence AGACTTTCTGCACAAGACCACGACCCAGCTCATCCACGAAAATCAAGTGGTGGTGTTGGAGGATCTGGCGGTGAAGAATATGCTTGGTAATCGGAAGTTGGCACGGGCCATCAGTCAGCAGGGTTGGGGCACCGCACGAACTATGTGTGAGGCCAAGGCCAACATGGTTAATGATCGAGAGGTCAGGATCATCAGTCGGTGGGAGCCAACCAGTCAGATCTGTTCTGATTGTGGCTTTCGTTGGGGCAAGGTTGCTCTATCGGTTCGTTCCATCCTCTGTGTGAGTTGCGGAACCGAACATGATAGAGATGGTAATGCCGCCAAAAATATCGAAAAGTCTGGGTTGGGGCTAACCCAAGACTTTAAATGGACAAAGAACGGGCGTAAGACCAGGATGTCTGGCAATCCGACTGCTTTGTCTAGCCAGCCGTACAGCGAACAGCTTGGACTATTCGCCTAG